TCCACGCTGGTGTGGTGGGTGGGGCGGCTTTCCGACAAATGGCCGTGGAACAGCACGGCGATGCGGTCGCTCAGCACGAACAGCTCGTCTAGATCCTGGCTGATGACCAGGACGGCGGCGCCGGAGCGCGCGAGGTCGATCAGCGCCCGGTGGATCGCCGCGGCGGCGCCCGCGTCCACGCCCCAGGTCGGCTGGCCAACCACCAGAAGGCGCGGCTTCTGCAGGATCTCGCGGCCGATGATGAACTTCTGGAGGTTGCCGCCCGACAGCGACCGCGCCTCCGCCCGGTGTCCATGGGTGACCACGTTGAAGGCGCCGATGATCCGCTCGGCGTAGGAGCGCGCGCGCCCGAAATGCACCAGTCCGCTGCGCACCAGCGGCTCGCGGGCGTAGCCGGAGAGCAGCGCGTTCTCCGACAGGCTCAGCTCCGGCACGGCGCCGCGGCCCAGCCGCTCCTCCGGCACGAAGGCGAGGCCGAGCAGGCGCCGTTCGCGCGGGCCGAGATGGCCGGAGGGCCGCCCCTCGATGGCGACCGACGCCGGGTCCGGCACCAGAGCCTCGCCGCTCAGCGCGGCCATCAGCTCCGCCTGCCCGTTGCCGGCCACCCCGGCGATGCCGAGGATCTCGCCGGCCCGCACCTCGAAGGACACGTCCTTCAGGTTGGTGGCGAAGGGGTTGTCGGAGGTGGTGGAGAGATGCCGCACCTGCAGCTTCGCCGCCCCGGCCTCGCCCTGCGGCAGCCGCTCCGGGGTCGACAGCTCGGTGCCGATCATCATCTCGGCGAGGCTGCGCGCGGTTTCCTTGCGCGGGTCGCAGCTCCCCACGACGCGCCCGCCGCGCAGCACCGTGGCGGTGTCGCAAAGCGCGCGGATCTCCTCCAGCTTGTGGCTGATGTAGAGGATCGTGCAGCCCTCCGCCGCCAGACGGCGCAGCGTCTCGAACAGGCGGGTCGCCTCCTGCGGCGTCAGGACCGAGGTCGGCTCGTCCATGATCAGCAGCTTGGGGTCCTGGAGCAGGCAGCGCACGATCTCCACCCGCTGCCGCTCGCCGACCGACAGGTTGTGGACGTGGCGGCGCGGGTCCAGCGACAGGCCGTAGCGCTCCGACACCTCGGCGATGCGCGCCGACAGCGCGTCCATCGGACCGGGCTGGTCGAGGCCGAGCGAGATGTTCTCGGCGACCGTCAGCGTGTCGAACAGGGAGAAATGCTGGAACACCATGCCGATGCCCAGGCGGCGGGCGCCCGCCGGGTCGGGGATGCGGGTGTCCTGCCCGTTCCACAAAATCTGGCCGGCGTCGGCGTGCAGCACGCCGTAGATGATCTTCACCAGCGTCGACTTGCCGGCGCCGTTCTCGCCCAGCAGCGCGTGGATCTCGCCCGGCCGGAGGACGAGATCGACCTGATCGTTCGCCAGGCAGCCCGGAAAGCGCTTGGTGATGCCGCGCAGTTCGAGCCGGTGCGGAGGGGATGACACGGATGGGGAATCCAAGGAGACGGACCGGGTAGGGGTGAAGTCGGCAGGGCATTGCCAAAGCCATGCCACTTTCGGAGAGTCTTGCCCGTCAAGGCTGTTCGCCGTCAACAGGGGAAGCGGTTGCCCAGCCTGCGGTCATTCGCCCCGTTCCGGGCGCCCGGGCAGCCCAACAAAGCGGCAGATGACCCAACAAATCAGCAGTTGCTTCGCACACGGACAGATGCCACGCCGCCGCACGGTTGACAAGAGGCCGCCGTCGTCATCAGCTATGGAAAGGGCCGCCATTTCCGGCGGCCTTTCCTTATGGAGCTTTTGGAATGAACCGCAAGTCGATGCTCGGCGATCCGCCGCCGATCCGAATCACCCCCCATGACCTTGGGCGTCTCGACGTCCTTCTCGCCCATCTCAGCCAGCCCGCCGGCGTCATCGACTTCCTCCAGCGCGAGGTCGACCGTGCCGATGTCGCGGATTCCCCCGACGGCGGCGGCACGCCCTTCGTCCGGCTCGGCAGCCGGGTCACCTTCGCGGACGACCGGGGCACGCGGCACACCGCCACACTCATCACACCGGACGAAGCGGCCCGGCGCCAGGACGGCATCTCGATCCTGACCCCGGTGGGCGCCGCCCTGCTCGGCCTGTCCGAGGGGCAATCCATCGCCTACGGCACGCTCGACGGCCGCACCAAGTCGGTGCAGGTCCTGCGGATCGAACCTCCGGCGGGCCCTCCGGCGGGCTGACGGCCCGCCTGAAGGACCGTCTGACGGTCCATCGACCACGGCTTGCACCGTGGCGCGTCCGCTGAAAAGGCGGACGCGCCATGCAAGGGCCCGCCCCTCGCCACCCTTGCCTCCCCTGCCCCCTTCGCCCAACTATCGGGGACTTGAACGGGACATTCGGAGCACGGGCATGACGGCGGAACAGGCGGGCTACGCGATCCTGGAGGACCGGGGCGTGATCGCGGTCGCAGGCGAGGACCGGGCGGCCTTCCTGCAAGGGCTGGTGTCCAACGACGTGCGCCGCGTCGCAGCGGACCGCGCCGTCTACGCCCTGTTCCTGACCCCGCAGGGCAAGTTCCTGCACGACTTCCGCATCGCCGAATCGGACGGCGCCCTTCTGCTCGACCCCGAGACGGACCGGCGGGAGGAATTCCTGCGCCGCCTGAAGATGTACAAGCTGCGCTCCAAGATCACGCTGGAGGACCGGGCCGGCGCCCTGGTGGCCGTCGCGCTGTTCGGCGGCGACGCCCTCGCCCGGCTGGGCCTGCCCGACGAGGCCGGTGCGGCGGTGCCCTTCGCCGGCGGCGTCGCCTTCACCGACCCCCGCCTGCCGGCGCTGGGCGCCCGCGCCTTCCTGCCGCGCGACGGCGTCACGGCGGCTTTGGAGGCGGCGGGCTTCGCGCCGCGCGGCGCGGAGGACTACGACCGGCTGCGCCTGTCGCTCGGCGTTCCGGAGGGCAGCCGCGACCTCACGCCCGACAAGGCGCTGCCCCTGGAGAACGATCTGGACGACCTCAACGCCATCTCCTGGGACAAGGGCTGCTACATGGGGCAGGAGCTGACCGCCCGCACCAAGTACCGCGCCCTGATCAGGAAGAAGCTGTTTCCGGTCACGCTGGACGGCCCTCTGCCCGCCCCCGGCACGCCGGTGACGCTCGACGGCAAGGAAGTCGGCGAGATTCGCAGCGGTCACGGTTCCTCCGCCCTGGCGTTGTTGCGGCTGGAAGACCTCACCCGTGCGGGGCAAGACGGATTGGTCTTGACAGCGGGAGAGGCCACAGTCACGCCGGCAAAGCCAGTCTGGGCAAGCTTTTGAGTTCTGCGTCAGTTTTATTCCCGAAACTTGCACGGACTAGCCGAAAGATTTTTTCGATTTTCCGCGTGACCATTCCCTCCAAACCCCTGTTGTCGATCTGCCTTACCGAGACAAACCAAGGCACTCAACCGACACGCCGAAACACGGAGAGGAGTGAGTTATGCGGAGGGAAATCATCGCGGCTGCGTCCGTCCTGGCGCTGATGACCGGCACGGCGATGGCGCAGACGACGTCGCCGACCACCGGCAGCCCCGCCACAGGCGCCCCGACCGCGACCGAGATGAACAACAGCGGCAGCACCATGCCGGGCGGCAGCGCCGCGACCGGCAGCGCCTCCGGCCTGACCGGCGGCACGCTGGCCAGCGCCGAGAACATGATGGGCAAGAACGTCTACGGCACCGACAACGAGAAGGTCGGCGAGGTCGAGGACATCATCCTCGACAGCAACGGCCAGGCCCAGCAGCTCGTGATCTCCTCGGGCGGCTTCCTCGGCATCGGCGAGAAGCAGATCGCCGTGGACATCAGCAACGCCAACTGGGACGCCCAGCAGGAGCGCGTTCAGCTCTCGGGGATGACTCGCGATCAGGTGAAGGCCATGCCGGAGTTCGAATACTCCGACACCACCACCTCGCTGAACCGGAACAAGGACAAGGCCGGCGACACGGTGAACGGCGCTGCCAGCCGTGACGCCACCGGCACCAGCGGCACCATGACCGCTCCGGGCGGCGCCACCGGCACCCCGCCGGCCGCCCCGACGGGCACCGGCCAGTAACAGCGGGCCAGTAACAGCCGGCCAATCGCCGACGTTACCGTCACGAAAAGCCCCCGCGGTCCAGCGCCGCGGGGGCTTTTCCCTGTTCAAAACCGCATTTACGGGCGTGCGACGTGCCAGACGTTGTTGACGCCGTCGCCGGTGGTGTCGCCCGGCTTGCCGTCCTTGGCCCAGCCGTAGAGAGGCTTGCCCTTGTAGGCCCACTGCATGGAGCCGTCGTCGCGGGTGACGACCGAATAGTCGCCCATCGCCTTGGCGCCCGCCGGGGCCATCAACGGCGGCCAGTTGGTGGCGCACTGCCCGTTGCAGGCGGACTTGCCGCCCGCATCGCGGTCGAAGACGTAGAGCGTCATCCCCTTGCTGTCGGTCAGCACGGGGCCGCCGGCCGACTGGCCGGTCTTGGCGGGCATGGCGCCCTGCGCGAAGGCGGCCGGCACGAAGATGGACGGCGCCACGAGGCCGAGCGCGGTCGCGGTCGCGGCAACGGCGGTAAAGCGGGTGAAGCGGTGCATGGACGGAACCTCCCTGTCGTGATGGGGCGGGTGATCGAACCCGGCCCTCACTGACAGGACGCCCGCCGCGGCGCTTTATTCCGTCCTCACCCGATCGATGATCAGGCCCGCAGCAGATCGACGAAGCGGCGGCAGGCGGCGATGTCGACGCGCAGGGCGGCGCGGCGCTTGGTTGCCTCCGGGTCCTCGCCCCAGGCCTCGATCTGGAAGGTCTCGTCGAGCTGCGACACCTCGAACGCCTCCTCGGCGTCGATGCGGCCCTCGACCAGCGCCAGCGCGACGATCAGCGAGCCGCAGGAGCCGGTGGCGGTCTGGAGCGCCGACAGCGTCCAATCGTCGTAGGCTTCCACCGCGTTGCGCAGGGCGCGCAGCGCCTCGGGCGGCTGCGGCTTGGGCATCAGCCCGGCGTTGACGTGCAGCGGCGCGTCGTAGCGCAGCGTCGCCCAGTCGAGCAGCGGCTGCCACCGCTGCGCCTGCCGCTCCACCAGCGTCCTGGGATGCTCCGCGCGGTAGCAGAGCAGGTCCGTCTCCGCATAGGCGGCCACGCCGTCCACGATGGCGGCGCGGCCCTTGCCGATCAGGTCCACCGCCGTGCTGGCGAGCTGCATCAGCGGCATGCTGTCCGGGGCGATGTCCTCGGGCTGCGCGTCCCATTCGGCGGCGACGGCCTGGGCCAGCGGCCAGCTCGCGAAGACCAGCGGCGCCTTGGCCGGGCTGCGGATCGGGCGGTTGTCCAGGCGCACCTCGAAGCCGCCGCCGGCGGCCTCGTCGACGGAGGCGGTCTTGTAGAAGCGCTTCATCAGGGTCCTTCGAATGCTCTCTTATCGGTGCAACAGGTCCAGCACGGCGCCGGCCACCGCCCGCCCGCGATGGACGATGCGGTCGGCCCCGGCGGCCTCCAGCTCGGCCACCGCGTGATAGCCCCAGGAGACGCCGACCGACGCGACCCGCGCGTTGCGGGCCATTTGGATGTCGTAGGTGGTGTCGCCGATCACAACCGTCCGCGCCGCCTCCACGCCGGTTTCGGCCAGGGCGCGGTAGACCATGTCGGGGTGCGGCTTGCCGGGGCCGATGTCGCTGGTCTGGAGCGTGACGAAACGCTCCGTCAGCCCGTGGTGGGCCAGCACGGCGTCCAGTCCGCGCCGCGACTTGCCGGTCGCCACGCCCAGCAGCACGCCTTCCGCCTCCAGCGCGTCCAGCGTGTCGCGCAGACCGGGGAACAGCGGCTCGTGCAGGTCGCCGCGGTGGCGCAGCGCGGCGAAGGCGTCCTTGTAGCTTTCCGCGACGGCCACATGGCGCTCGGTGTCCAGGTCCGGCAGCAGTTGCGACACCGCCTGCACCAGCGGCAGGCCGACCATGCGGCGCACCTCCAGCGGGTCCGGCTCGCCCAGACCGTGGGCGGCCCAGGCGGTGGTCATGGCGTCGATGATGGCGAACTGGCTGTCCACCAGCGTGCCGTCGCAATCGAACAGGGCCAGCCGCAGCGGACGGGCATTCTCTGAGCTGCTCACGGGCATCGCCTCCGGGACGCGGGTCGTACCGGTCTTATGCGGGCCGCGCTGCCAAAGCGCAACTCACTTTGCGGATTGCCTCGGCTCCGGGCGCCAGTGGAGCAGATGCACCGCCCCGCCCAGCAGCAGCCCCCAGAAGGCCGAGCCCACCCCGGCGAAGGACAGGCCGGAGGCGGTCACCAGCATCGTGACCAGGGCGGCGGTTCGGTTCGCCTCCACCTGCACGGCGCCCATCAGGGCGGACCCGAAGGCCCCGACCAGGGCCAGCCCGGCCACCGCCTCGATCAGGATCGGCGGGGAGCGGGTGACCATCACCGCCGTTACTCCGGCCAGCCCGGCGAACAGGATGTAGCCGATGCCGCTGACGAAGGCGGCCTGCCAGCGCCGCGCCGGGTTCGGGTCGGCGTCCGGGCTGGCGCAGAGCGCCGCGGTGATCGCCGCGAGGTTGACGGTCGGCGCGCCGCCCAGCGCCGTCAGGGCGGAAGCCGCCCCCGTCGCCAGGAAGATCGGGCGGGTCGGCGGCGTGTAGTTGTAGGTCGCCAGCACGGCAAGGCCGGGGATGTTCTGCGACGCCATGGTGACGACGAACAGCGGCAGCGCGATGCCGACCATCGCCTCCCAGGTGAAGACCGGCTGGACGAAGGTCACGCCCGGCCACAGCGCGCCGGACAGCGCCGCGCCGCCGGACAAACCGCCGGCCAAACCGCCGGCCAAACCACCGGAAGAGTCCAGCGCCATCGCCCCCAGCGCCACCGCCACCGCGGCGGGCACGGCGTAGAGCCGCGCCACCCGCCCCACCACCGCCCAGGTGGCCAGCACCAGGAGCGCCATCCCCGGCGCCTGCGACACCGCCAGGAAGGGGGCGAGGCACAGCTTCAGCAGGATGCCCGCCAGCATGCCGTTGGCCAGCGGCTTCGGGATCGTGGCGATCCAGCGGCCCAGCGGCGACCACAGCCCGGCCAGGACGATCAGCACCCCGGTCACCACGAAGGCGCCCACCGCGGCGGCGAACCCGCCCTCCACCGCCCCGGTGGCGGCGAGCAGGGCCATGCCCGGCGTCGTCCAGGCGATGCTGATCGGCTTGCGCCGGTGCAGGCTCAACCCCATCGCCGTCAGCCCCATGGCGAGACCGACCAGGACGAGGCCCGACACCACCTGCTCCGTGCTGGCGCCCACGGCGGTCAGGCCATGGATGACCACCGCCACCGAACTGGCGTAGCCGACCAGGGCCGCCAGCAGGCCGGCGCCGACCGCGCGCAGGGAGAGCCCCGTGGAAAGGCCCGTCGCCGGGACGGTGTCGGAAGAGGACATGGCGCGGAACCCTCCGTCAGGGATGCAGGACGATGAGAAGGGTGATAGATTGGATCCAATATCCTGACAAGGGGAGATCACGCATGGCGGTCAACGACGGGCTGTCGCGCCTCGTGGCGCGGGCACGGCCGCGCCATCGCACCACCACGGAGTTCGTGGAGGCGACGCTGCGCGAAGCGATCCTGACCGGGGTCATCGCGCCCGGCACGCCGTTGCGGCAGGAGGAACTGGCGGAGACCTTCGGAGTCAGCCGCATGCCGGTGCGCGAGGCGCTGCGCCAGCTGGAGGCGCGGGCGCTGGCCGAGTTCCACCCGCACCGCGGCGCGGTCGTCGCGGAAATCTCGGCGGCGGACGGCGCCGACATCGGGGCGATCCGCATGGCGCTGGAGCCGATGGCGCTGCGCCTGTCGCTGCCCGGCCTGACGGCGGCGGACCTCGATCAGGCGGAGGAGCTGATCGCCGAGATGGATGGGGAGGCCGATCCGGGCCGCATGGGAGAGCTGAACCGGCGCTTCCACATGACGCTCTACGCGCGGGCCGGACGCCCCCGGCTGCTGGCCCTGACGGAGCAGCATCTCTTGGCCGCCGACCGTTATCTGCGATTCCAGTTCGCGGCGCTGGGCTATCGGCCGCGGTCGCAGGACGAGCACCGCGCGCTGCTGGCCGCCTGCCGGGCGGGGGACGCGGACACGGCCTGCCGGCTGGTCACCGAGCATGTCGGGCAGGCGGCGGAGCAGCTCACGGCGTTTCTGGAGGGGCGCGAAGCGGGGTAACCCGCTTCTACTCGACGCCCTCGAACGGATCGCCCTTCAGGCTGGCGCTGAAGCCCAGATACTTCCAGGTCGTCAGCATGTGGTCGGGCAGCGGCGCCGTCACGTCGATCATCCGGCTGCCGCCGCGCGGGTGCGGCAGGATCAGGCGGCGGGCGTGGAGGTGGAGCTTCTTCTGGACCTCGGCGCCCGGAAGATAGGCCCCCTGCCCGGCGTACTTGCCGTCGCCCAGGATCGGCGTGCCGATGGCGTTCATATGGACGCGGAGCTGGTGGGTGCGGCCGGTGCGCGGCCACATGGCGACGAAGGCCGCCTGCTTGCCCAGATTCTCCAGCACCGTGTAGTAGGTGACGGCGCGCTTGCCGTCGTCCTCGTCGCCGGCCACCCGCTCGCCCTGCGGCCCGCCTTCCTTGGCCAGCGCGAGGTCGATCTTGCCCTGGTAGGGCTTCGGAACGCCGACCGTGGCGGCCCAGTAGATCTTGCGCACGTCGCGGCCGCGGAACTGCTCGGTCAGCTTGGACGCCGCGAAGGTGTTGCGCGCCAGCAGCAGGACGCCCGAAGTGTCCTTGTCCAGCCGGTGCACCAGCTTGGGCCGCTCCTTCGCGTCGAAGCGCAGGGCGTCCAGCATGGCGTCGAGATGCTTGGTGGTGTTGGTGCCGCCCTGCACGGCCAGTCCCGCCGGCTTGTTCAGCGCGATGACGTCGCCGTCCTTGAAGAGGACCAGCGCCTGGAGCGCGGCGACCTCCTTGTCCGACATGGCCGGCTTCTTCGGCGCGGGGGCCGGGGCGGCGCCGTCCGGCTTTGCCCAGTCGGCCAGCGGCGGGATGCGGATGGACTGGCCGGCGGCGAGCCGCGTCGAGGTCTCCGCCCGCTTGCCGTCCACGCGGATCTGGCCGGTGCGCAGCAGCTTCTGCAGATAGCCGTGCCCCACGTCGGGGAAATGGCGCTTGAACCAGCGGTCGAGGCGGACGTCGGCCTCGTCGGACGTCACGGTCCGGGTTTCCACGCTGGGGGCTTTGTTCTCACTCATCAAACGGGCACCGAAACAAGAGAACGCACGACCGCGAGGCCGGCAAAGAAACCCGCGATGGTCAGCACCATCGAGGCCAGGATGTAACCCGCCGCCGCCGGCAGGGCGTTCCGCTCCACCAGCAGCCCGACGTCGAGCGTGAAGGAGGAGAAGGTCGTGAATCCCCCCAGCACCCCGACCATCAGCAGCGCGCGCAGCTCCGGCGAGGGCGACCACACCAGCGCGGCCAGCTCCGCCAGCACGCCCATGGTGAAGCAGCCGACGGCGTTCACGATCAGCGTCCCATAGGGAAACTGCGTGCCCAGCCAGTGGCCGACCGCCGTCATCAGCAGATAGCGCGCCATGGAACCGACGGCTCCACCGACGGCGACCGCGGCGAGCGTGGACGGTGATGCGATCACGGAACCTCCGGAACGGACGGGACGACGGGCATCCCGCGCGGATTAGAGCCAGAATTGCGGCGGCTTGTCACGCGCCGGGCGCAGGAAACGCCGCGCTCCGGTCGCCCACGCCGAAAATCCAGCCCTCCTGCCGCCGCGCCCGCGCGTCCATGGCCGGTGGACTCCACACCGCCTCCCGCCCGGCCAGCCAGCGCAGACCCGCCGCCGAGACCAGCGCGTCCGCGTCGTGGTCGGTCAGCGTCCCCGACAAGCCGGCGGGCGGCGCGCCGAGGGCGGCGAGGGCGGCATCGACCGCCGCCCCGTCCCGGATCTTGCGCAGGCCGAAGCCGGCGCGGATCAGGAACAGGCGCGGGTAGATCTCGCAGACGACGGTGCGCCCCGGCCCCGGCGCGTCGAAGGGCCAGACGGCCACCCGGTCCGGCGCCGCTTGCTTCAGCGCGCGCAGCATCCGCATCCCGGCCAGCCCGCCCTTCCCCACCTGCTTGGCGCCGATCAGCTTGTAGGGGCTCTGCGGGCTGCCGTAGCCGTCGGCGCGGCACACCCGCTCGGTCAGCCGGTGCGGGTCGCGGTACCAGTCCGGCTGCGTCCCGGCGCGCCAGAAATCGGCGCCATAGTCGGGGTGTGCCGCGAAGCCGCCCCCGGCGAAGTCCGGCTCCGCCCCGGCCACCGCCTCCACCCGGTCCCACAGGTCGAAGGCCGTCGCGGCGTCGGGGTCGGGGAAGTAACGCCCGGCCACCGCGAAGGGCAGCGAGAAGGCGCAGTCGATCCCGACCAGCGCCGGTCCGCGCTCCAACCCGTCCAGCAGCCAGTCGTGGACGGCGGAGCGCGACCACAGCCGGTCGGCGGGCGCGACGATCCGGGGCGGTCCCTCCGCGCCGCATTCGGCCACCGCGACGCCGGCGTAACGCTTGCCCGCGGCGCCCGACCAGTCGATGGCGACGAAGCGTGAGAAAGCCGGAACCGCGTCACCCGCCGTCATCCCCGCACTGCTCCTCTCATTTCACGAACCCCGACACCATGCGTCGATGGTCTGACACGCAGGAATTGCAGCCGGACGGTCCCAATGCCCATTCGCTCAATCACTGGTCTCTTCGCCGCGCTCATGGTTGTCACCTCCGTCCCGGCCAGGAGTGAACCATGCCTGGACATCCCCAGCGTTCAACGCTCCGCCGATCCCGCCGTCAACAGAGCCAATGGCGGACGCCTCACCCGGCACGTCTTCGGCGCGTTGCCGCCGCCGAACGCCGCGCAGGAGGTCGGCTTGCCCCTGTTCGCCGACCTCTGGTCCTGGCATGCCGCCTGGAGCGCGGTGACCGGCTATCCGGGCGAGCTGCTGTGCGGCGAGGAGCTTGGCGGAACCCAGTTCGGCAAGACGCTGAGCGTGCAGGTCCCCGCGCTGTGGTGCGGGGACACGGACGACCTGGGCCGCTGCACCGATGCCACCCCCTTCACCAGCGCCACCGTGACCTACGTGTTCGAGCAGGCCGGGCCGCCGGAGGCTCCGGTGTGGATTTTGGGGGTCGCCTACCCGAAGCCGTGAAACGCGCCTATTCGTCCTCGTCCGCGGCGCCACCCGCGGCCTTGCGCTCGCGCAGGCGCGCCCAGTAGTCCTGGCGCTTCTTGATCTCGCGCTCGAATCCGCGCTCCACCGGCTGATAGAAGGCCCGCCGCGCCATGCCCTCCGGAAAGTAGTTCTGGCCGGAGAAGCCGTCCGCCGTGTCATGGTCGTAGGCGTAGCCCTTGCCGTAGCCGATCTGTTTCATCAGCTTGGTCGGGGCGTTCAGGATGTGCTTGGGCGGCATCAGGCTGCCGGTTTCCTTGGCGGCGCGCACCGCGCTCTTGTAGGCGGTGTAGCCGGCGTTCGACTTCGGCGCCGTCCCCAGATAGATGACCAATTGGGCGATGGCGAGTTCGCCCTCCGGGCTGCCCAACCGTTCGTAGGCCTCCCAGGCGGCGGTCGCCTGGGCCAGCGCGTTGGGATCGGCCATGCCGATGTCCTCCACGGCGAAGCGGGTCAGCCGGCGGGCGATGTAGCGCGGGTCCTCCCCGCCCTCCAGCATGCGGGCGTACCAGTAGAGCGCCGCGTCGGTGTCCGAGCCGCGCAACGACTTGTGCAGCGCGCTGATGAGGTTGTAGTGCCCCTCCTGCGCCTTGTCGTAGAGCGGGGCGCGGCGCTGGATGGCGGTGGCGAGCGCGTTGTTGTCGAGCAGCGCGCCGTCCTCCGGCACCGGCAGGGCGAACAGCTCCTCGCAGAGGTTCAGGCAGAAGCGCCCGTCGCCGTCGGCCATCGCCTTCAGAGCGGACCGGGCGTCCGGCGTCAGCGGCAGCGGGCGGCCCATCTCCGCCTCCGCCCGCGACAGCAGCTTTTCCAGCGCCGCGTCGTCGAGCCGGTTCAGCACGAAGACCTGGGCGCGCGACAGCAGCGCCGCGTTCAGCTCGAAGGACGGATTCTCGGTCGTGGCGCCGACCAGCGTGACGGTGCCGTCCTCGACATAGGGCAGGAAGCCGTCCTGCTGGGAGCGGTTGAAGCGGTGGATCTCGTCGATGAACAGCAGCGTGCCCTGCCCGGCCGCGCGCCGCGCCCGGGCGGCGTCGAACACCTTGCGCAGGTCGGCCACGCCGGAGAAGACCGCCGACAGCGGTTCGAAATGCAGGTCGGTGGACAGGGCCAGCAGCCGCGCGATGGTCGTCTTGCCGCAGCCGGGCGGCCCCCACAGGATCATGGAGGCCAGCCGGCGCGCGGCGACCATGCGGCCCAGCGGCCCGTCGGGCTTCAGCAGATGCTCCTGCCCGACGACCTCGCCCAGGCTGCGCGGGCGCAGCCGGTCGGCCAGCGGACGGGGGGCGCCCGCCTCGAACAGGCCGCCGGTGGCGCCGGAGTCGCCGCGCTTGCTCATCGGTCAGCCATGAACCTTGCGGAAACGGTCACTGGTTGGTGGGCGCGCCGCAGCGCTGGTAGCACATGCGCAGCGAATGCTGGCAATTGTCGGTCGGCGAGAAGATGCCGCCGCGGTCCGGACGGTCGAGCCCGCTCTGCGCGCGCGCGGCCACCGAGTCCATGCAGGAGTTGTTGCTGCGCTCGCACTGGGCGCGGCAGGAATCGTCGCTGCCGACACCGCCGTCCAGGCGGAGCGACGGGTCCTCGACCCCGCGGGCCGGCCCCTGGGTCGGACGCGGCGTGGACGGGGCTCCCGTGGAGGTCGTGGTGGAGGCCGCCGGAGCACCGCCCACGGCGGCGCCGGATGAACGCCCCGGCGCGTCCGCGCAGGCGGCGAGCGCAACCAGAGCGAGGGCCAGCACCGGCCCCAGAATGAGTTTCGGACGGAACATCTCGGCTTTGACTCCCATTGTTCTTGCGTGACCCCGGACGTTGGCGGATGGTCCCCCGCATGGACCATGCCGCGGGCTCGGCGCCCACTATGCCGGGAACGCAAGCGATAAGGGAATGCCTCAAATGAGTCCCAACAATCCCGGCCCGTCTCCGCGCCGCCGGACATCGACCACCATCTTCGTGGCGCTGCTGATCGGCGGCCTGCTGCTGCTCGTCGTGCGCATGCTCGCCATGCCCACCGTCAGCGCCGGCGAGGTCGTGCTGCCCCTGCTGGCCGGCATCGGCATGGCGCTGGCCATCGGCGTGATGGTCATGCGCGACCGCCGCGAGCGCAACGCCCTGCCCCCGTCGGAACGCAACCGCCAGGACCGCGGCATGCCCGATTGAGTTTTGCCGGATTGATTTGGCCGGAGAAGAGGGTGACGCGCGGGGCATGCCCCGCGCCGCTCACACGAATTTGAAGCTGAGCAATCCGCCGATGATGATGACCAGAAGCACGGTCGTCACCAGCATCAGCCGCTTCTCGATGATGTCGCGCACCTGCGGCCCGTAGAAATGCAGCAGGATCGCGATCATGTAGAATCGCGAGAATCGTGCAACGATCGAGCACAGGATGAACACCGTCAGGTCGAGGTGCGCGAATCCCGCGGTGATCGTCAGCAATTTGTAGGGTATGGGCGTGATGCCCTTGAGAATCAGGAACCAGGGGCCGAATTCGGCGAACATGTCCTGGAAGCGCTGGAACGACTCCTGCGCGTTGTAGAGGTCGATGATCAGCCGTCCGATGCTCTCGAACAGGTAGAACCCGACCGCGTAGCCGAACATCCCGCCGATCAGCGAGGCCAGTGCGCAGATGTTGGTGTAGC
The window above is part of the Azospirillum sp. TSH58 genome. Proteins encoded here:
- a CDS encoding YqaA family protein, translated to MLKPLYNRILKLSARKDAVWWMSAVSFAESSFFPLPPDIMLVPMCLAEPKKLWRYTNICALASLIGGMFGYAVGFYLFESIGRLIIDLYNAQESFQRFQDMFAEFGPWFLILKGITPIPYKLLTITAGFAHLDLTVFILCSIVARFSRFYMIAILLHFYGPQVRDIIEKRLMLVTTVLLVIIIGGLLSFKFV
- a CDS encoding benzoate/H(+) symporter BenE family transporter, with product MSSSDTVPATGLSTGLSLRAVGAGLLAALVGYASSVAVVIHGLTAVGASTEQVVSGLVLVGLAMGLTAMGLSLHRRKPISIAWTTPGMALLAATGAVEGGFAAAVGAFVVTGVLIVLAGLWSPLGRWIATIPKPLANGMLAGILLKLCLAPFLAVSQAPGMALLVLATWAVVGRVARLYAVPAAVAVALGAMALDSSGGLAGGLAGGLSGGAALSGALWPGVTFVQPVFTWEAMVGIALPLFVVTMASQNIPGLAVLATYNYTPPTRPIFLATGAASALTALGGAPTVNLAAITAALCASPDADPNPARRWQAAFVSGIGYILFAGLAGVTAVMVTRSPPILIEAVAGLALVGAFGSALMGAVQVEANRTAALVTMLVTASGLSFAGVGSAFWGLLLGGAVHLLHWRPEPRQSAK
- a CDS encoding RluA family pseudouridine synthase, giving the protein MSENKAPSVETRTVTSDEADVRLDRWFKRHFPDVGHGYLQKLLRTGQIRVDGKRAETSTRLAAGQSIRIPPLADWAKPDGAAPAPAPKKPAMSDKEVAALQALVLFKDGDVIALNKPAGLAVQGGTNTTKHLDAMLDALRFDAKERPKLVHRLDKDTSGVLLLARNTFAASKLTEQFRGRDVRKIYWAATVGVPKPYQGKIDLALAKEGGPQGERVAGDEDDGKRAVTYYTVLENLGKQAAFVAMWPRTGRTHQLRVHMNAIGTPILGDGKYAGQGAYLPGAEVQKKLHLHARRLILPHPRGGSRMIDVTAPLPDHMLTTWKYLGFSASLKGDPFEGVE
- a CDS encoding replication-associated recombination protein A codes for the protein MSKRGDSGATGGLFEAGAPRPLADRLRPRSLGEVVGQEHLLKPDGPLGRMVAARRLASMILWGPPGCGKTTIARLLALSTDLHFEPLSAVFSGVADLRKVFDAARARRAAGQGTLLFIDEIHRFNRSQQDGFLPYVEDGTVTLVGATTENPSFELNAALLSRAQVFVLNRLDDAALEKLLSRAEAEMGRPLPLTPDARSALKAMADGDGRFCLNLCEELFALPVPEDGALLDNNALATAIQRRAPLYDKAQEGHYNLISALHKSLRGSDTDAALYWYARMLEGGEDPRYIARRLTRFAVEDIGMADPNALAQATAAWEAYERLGSPEGELAIAQLVIYLGTAPKSNAGYTAYKSAVRAAKETGSLMPPKHILNAPTKLMKQIGYGKGYAYDHDTADGFSGQNYFPEGMARRAFYQPVERGFEREIKKRQDYWARLRERKAAGGAADEDE
- the crcB gene encoding fluoride efflux transporter CrcB, which produces MIASPSTLAAVAVGGAVGSMARYLLMTAVGHWLGTQFPYGTLIVNAVGCFTMGVLAELAALVWSPSPELRALLMVGVLGGFTTFSSFTLDVGLLVERNALPAAAGYILASMVLTIAGFFAGLAVVRSLVSVPV
- a CDS encoding GntR family transcriptional regulator codes for the protein MAVNDGLSRLVARARPRHRTTTEFVEATLREAILTGVIAPGTPLRQEELAETFGVSRMPVREALRQLEARALAEFHPHRGAVVAEISAADGADIGAIRMALEPMALRLSLPGLTAADLDQAEELIAEMDGEADPGRMGELNRRFHMTLYARAGRPRLLALTEQHLLAADRYLRFQFAALGYRPRSQDEHRALLAACRAGDADTACRLVTEHVGQAAEQLTAFLEGREAG